AAACTTCTCAGAAATGTAGAAATGATATTACCTGCACTGGGCTTCAAGACAGAtctatttaaaacataaaatttaaTGTACTGTAAGAAATTATGGCTTGACTACttcaaatatttgacttcaTATTATACATAAGATTTTGGTAAATCCAATCCTTTATAGATAGAAAATTGAGAAAAAGACAGCCTTTAAAAAGCTCAACATCCAGTTCAGTGCTCTGATTCATGAACTGGAGAAGTAACTCAGACACACTTGTTTGTCTCTCAgcattgtgtgaatgtgtaaattACAGATGCATGTAAAAGTGCATGTTTTAATGAATCTACTGGCCTGCATAAGATATGAAAAGGTTTCTACTAGCAAAAAAGTATCCTGTGTAATAACATGGTATCATTGCTGCTAGATACTGCAGTTTCAGATCCTGATGTATGTGAGAATTTGATTTTTAATcagaaatgtgttaaaaacagTTTGCATGAATTTTCCTGAATATATATATCTGATGTTATTGGAATTGTGCTTCAGATCAGATctgaacaaaacataaaataaaatgtaagtaagtAAATCCTCATTAGTTACAGTGTTTtccttcacacatacacatacataaactgGTAATTACTGCAATTACACAATCAGGCAAAAGACCTGGGATTGtaatgtacaggtgttcctaataaagtggtcaGTAAGATTTTATGACAAGAGACATTAGTACTAGCAAGATAATATCTCATGTACTGTTTAAAAGATTCAGTAACATGGTGTTACACGTTGAGCAATTAAACATTCTTCTTTGaataagttaataaatatagaaaaactaaatctgaagagaaaaacagtgtgtaaataaaatggatCTTTCCTACTTACGTGTGTGTAGTGACATGCTGAGTGTTTGTAGTCACTGCTGAAGTCacaactaagaaaaaaaaatagtgtgatTTTTATCTTATCATTAGTTAAAGTAGGGATCAGTGTTTGTGAGGATACCTGGAGGTGGATCACGGACACTGATGTGAACAGGAACCTCCAGATCTCCTGCACTGCACCAGTACCAGCCACCATCACTCTTCTTCAGTCCACTCATCTGCACACTGAATGAACTTTTCCCATCATCACTGATGTTCACTGCTGAATTCTGGGATATGTCAGTCCTCGTCACTGAGTTGCAGCTTCTGTCTCTGAATCTGCACCACTGCTTCTGTGTGTTCTGATACGCAGCGCTGTAGAGACACTGAACTGTGACGCTGCCTCCTTCATCACCACTCACACTGCTCTCCTTCACAGACAGATCAGGAGctgaacacaaatatatagtcaattatgtattattaatatttatcagCATAACACTGCAAAATTCACGAATTATTTGCAGATTGTAACTTAATACCTGCTTTTACTGTGATAGAAAGTTGTTCTGTAACATCTGGCCCGAATATTCCTTCTATCTCTACAGCACACCAGTATGATCCAGTGTTTCCTGTCTGGAGATCTTTCATAGTCACAGTAAAGAGACTCTCAGATGGATTATCAGTTACTGTCACTTTCCCCTGTGTCTCGTTGGCATACGCCTGAATTGTGCAGTAATTGTATGCTGAATCAGCATCATAGCACCAGTATTTCCTATGATGTAAATATTCCCTATCATAAGGACATGGGATGGTAACAGATGCTCCAGTTTGAAGACTTAACTGTCTGTATGCTGACTGAGAAATGACAACATCTGCaatcagaacagaaaaacacTACTGTTACTCagtaacaataaaatatttgatattacTGATCTTTGACTtcagtactttacttttttGTAGTATCAATGGTTTATTCTGTATATTACTGTAACATAGGATAGAAGAGTGCATTAAAAATGTACTTACttggaatgaaaagaaaaataaaaacgcaGCTCATGTTTGTTCTCAATTGTTCTAAGGTTGAAAATACTAaaagggttttttgtttttgtgtcctGCTTCTCTGTGATCTTGTTATTTTGGCAGTAGAAACTCGAGCAGTTCCTCTTCCTGCTACTCATACTATATGATCTAAAACCACAGTGTGCCTTAAGTTAGtgactttttatttcttattagtTTGGGtaaagtgaaaaacaaaagcTGATGATTGAAAATGACCCAGAGGTTAGAAGGTTTACATCATAGAGCTTTcgagttttatttgtatttttattcattcatgtcACTTTTTGATTTGCATGACACTCAGAGCCAAAAATATCTAATTTACTCAGAgatttttacattgtttataaATAACTCTCCTGACTTCCTAATGTGACGCAATTTGTGGCTCTGTGAATGACTGTGttccactttcttttctttttttttttttcatttatataaactcCAATAACCAGCAGACACTTTAGCCTTCAAATATATCTTTCATgaacttctctttctctacagcattcactttaacacacacatcttaaaattactattatttataaacacatgTAGCACTCAATTGTTAAAAATAGTCTAATGGCCTAAACAAATGCTCTTTATTCTGTGTAACAGAAAAATCACCATTGACTGAGAATGTAAATTATGTGATAGATAGTGGTTTAAGATGTTAGCTTTCTGATTTGAAGGTCATACGCTTAAATCCTAGAAACACAAAGTTGCACATTCCGAGCCCTTAAGCAAcctcaactgttcagttgtataaatgagataattgaaagttgctctggataaggaagACTGACAAATTCTGTAAGTATTCGTCCTTCACTTACACTGCAGTGCTAAGTGAAGGAGGAGTGCAGGGGTAAGTCTGTGACAGGCAGAGTTTCCAGATGCAGTGATTCTTTATTGCTAGTGATCTCCTTGCatgatttaattgaataaaaatcaaaaactgTGAGGATCACATCTGGACATTGGTGGCGTCATAGCAAATTCCCTGAGTGATTCAAATATTTTCTAAGCCTCTGAATCTTTCAAAACATCTTTTTACTAAGCATagtaacaaattaaaacatATGGTTTTGATTATTTGAGGTTTTGATTATTTGAGGTTTTGATTATTTGAGGTTTTGATTATTTGAGGTTTTGATTATTTGAGGTTTTGATTATTTGAGGTTTTGATTATTTGAGGTTTTGATTATTTGAAAGTGGGTTTTTTGGGTGGAATTTTACATTCAGTGGAGGACATGTCATCCAGAGGGTCACAGACCTGTCTGAGCAAACTTGCGAGCAACCTTCTTTTTGACGGGCGTATAGTAGCATTCGGGTCTTGCATGTAAACCTGGAGATCACAGACACAGAACTATACATTGGCTGAGTTATTGTTAGATGTGGTCCTGTTAGATTTAATACCATATGTGCTCTTTGTAGGTTATTGCTGACTATAGACCTTCTGCTTATGCACAATTTTTCTAGCTTGCctctaaatatttaataaaagaaaaaagcaccAGAGCAGATATAATTTGGCACTGATTTTAACTTCAGTGTGTTTTGGCACTGCCACAAAAATCAGCTGTACCTTTATTGCTTACTTTCTCAGACATCTACCCCATTTGCCCAGCATGTTGTTATAATCTTaaacaataacatttatttattcagttggACACTTAGctgtttgtttgatgtttttgttttactttcacAATTACATCTAAGATGTTTAGAGGTCTATGTCAATTTTTGCCTGTTTTGGCCATTTCAAAcaagtattttttattagtcAATCAGCATATATAAGTTGATGATGCACAAAATCCTGTTGATGAATGACCAGAAATGTGATGACAACAAAATGCCCCATTGATCTTCATTGAAATCTGTGGTCCTGCTGGTGTTTATAAATAACTCTCCTGACTTCCTAATGTGACGCAATTTGTGGCTCTGTGAATGACTGTGttccactttcttttcttttgttttttttcatttatataaactcCAATAACCAGCAGACACTTCGGCCTTCAAATATATCTTTCATgaacttctctttctctacagcattcactttaacacacacatcttaaaaattactattatttataaacacatgTAGCACTCAATTGTTAAAAATAGTCTAATGGCCTAAACAAATGCTCTTTATGCTGTGTGACAGAAAAATCACCATTGACTGAGAATGTAAATTATGTGATAGACAGTGGTTTAAGATGTTAGCtttctgattagaaggtcataCGCTTAAATCCTAGAAACACAAAGTTGCACATTCCGAGCCCTTAAGCAAcctcaactgttcagttgtataaatgagataattgaaagttgctctggataaggaagACTGC
The genomic region above belongs to Silurus meridionalis isolate SWU-2019-XX chromosome 20, ASM1480568v1, whole genome shotgun sequence and contains:
- the LOC124402845 gene encoding polymeric immunoglobulin receptor-like isoform X2, with the protein product MSCVFIFLFISNVVISQSASRHLHLQTGASVTIPCPYDRKYIHHKKYWCYRADLTLSYFIIQAYANGTNGKVTVTDNPSESLFTVTMKDVVISQSAYRQLSLQTGASVTIPCPYDREYLHHRKYWCYDADSAYNYCTIQAYANETQGKVTVTDNPSESLFTVTMKDLQTGNTGSYWCAVEIEGIFGPDVTEQLSITVKAAPDLSVKESSVSGDEGGSVTVQCLYSAAYQNTQKQWCRFRDRSCNSVTRTDISQNSAVNISDDGKSSFSVQMSGLKKSDGGWYWCSAGDLEVPVHISVRDPPPVVTSAVTTNTQHVTTHTSVLKPSAASETTDSNSDETTDSLQFCIAHD
- the LOC124402845 gene encoding polymeric immunoglobulin receptor-like isoform X4, yielding MSCVFIFLFIPNVVISQSAYRQLSLQTGASVTIPCPYDREYLHHRKYWCYDADSAYNYCTIQAYANETQGKVTVTDNPSESLFTVTMKDLQTGNTGSYWCAVEIEGIFGPDVTEQLSITVKAAPDLSVKESSVSGDEGGSVTVQCLYSAAYQNTQKQWCRFRDRSCNSVTRTDISQNSAVNISDDGKSSFSVQMSGLKKSDGGWYWCSAGDLEVPVHISVRDPPPVVTSAVTTNTQHVTTHTSVLKPSAAASETTDSNSDETTDSLQFCIAHD
- the LOC124402845 gene encoding polymeric immunoglobulin receptor-like isoform X1 — its product is MSCVFIFLFISNVVISQSASRHLHLQTGASVTIPCPYDRKYIHHKKYWCYRADLTLSYFIIQAYANGTNGKVTVTDNPSESLFTVTMKDVVISQSAYRQLSLQTGASVTIPCPYDREYLHHRKYWCYDADSAYNYCTIQAYANETQGKVTVTDNPSESLFTVTMKDLQTGNTGSYWCAVEIEGIFGPDVTEQLSITVKAAPDLSVKESSVSGDEGGSVTVQCLYSAAYQNTQKQWCRFRDRSCNSVTRTDISQNSAVNISDDGKSSFSVQMSGLKKSDGGWYWCSAGDLEVPVHISVRDPPPVVTSAVTTNTQHVTTHTSVLKPSAAASETTDSNSDETTDSLQFCIAHD